The Nocardia sp. BMG51109 nucleotide sequence CACGAGCCCGCGGTCGTGCAACTGCTGCCGGGTGACGATCCCGGCCGGCGGCAGCTCGCCGAGATCTGGCGGCTGGCGGTGGAGAAGAGCCCGCTGCGTGCCTTCGCCGCGTTCGGTGTGATGACGGCGCCGCACATGCCGGCCGTGTTCCGGTCCGCGGCAGGGCAGGCGGCCATGGCAGGCGCGACGCGGGTCGCACTCGCGCTGGATTCCGCGGTTCGCCGGGCGACGCGGAAACCGCCGTCGGTCATGACCCGCCTGCTCGGCAATGCCGACTTACCGATGTACCGGGAGCTGCCGGCACTGTGCTTCGATTACCAGCCGGATCTCGATGCCCTGCGCACCATTTCGGTGCCGTGGTCGATTGCCGTCGGAGCCGACAGCGCGGGCCGTCCGTACGAGGTCGCCGCGCGGGCGCTCGCCGCGGAGCCGGCCATGTCGTATGTGGAATTCCCGGGCGGGCACACCGCCTACCAGGTGCAGCCGGTGCCGTTCGCCGAGCGCCTGCTCGCCGTCGTCGAGGGAGCGCGACGGTGAGTGCGCGCGGCAGGAGGACTGCCGATCGTCCCGCACTGCACCGGGACCACATTGCGGCGGTGGCGCTTTCGCTGATCGATCGAGAAGGACTGGAGGGCTTCTCGATGCGCCGGTTGGGGAGGGAGCTGGGAGCCGATCCGATGGCGGCCTATCGGCACTTCACCGACCAGCAGGATCTGTTCGACGAGATCGCCGCCGCGATGTTCACCGAGCTGGCGATGGAAGAGTTGCCGTGGCACGGGGATTGGCGGGAACTCATGCGTGCCTACGGGCATCGGGTGCGTTCGGTGCTGCGGCGGCATCCGAACGCGGTGCCGGTCTTCGCCACCCGGCCGGTGCGCAGTCCGCAGGCCGTGGACACCGGAAACCGGATGATCACGCTGCTGCGCGACGCCGGGTTCGAACCGTCCGTCGCGCTGCGGGTGGCGCGTTGTGTGGGTGAATACGTGTCCGGGCACATGCTGAGCTGGACGGCGGCGGCCGTCGCCGCCGTCCGCAGCCGCAAGCCGGCGCCGGGCGGGCCCGACTACAACCTGCTCGCCGCCGCGGCCGACGGTTCGGCCGGGACGGATCATTTCGATCTCGGCCTCACGGCCATGCTGGACGGCTTCGACCGGTACCGGTCCGAAAAGAGTTCGCGCGACTAGCTTTTCCGGTCCTCGATCAGCATCTGGGTGAAGAACTCGTAGATCAGCGCGGCCTGGAAGGCCAGCTGCTTGTTGTCGGCGGCGCCGCCGTGGCCGCCCTCGATGTTCTCGTGGTACCAGATCGTGTGGCCCTGTTCGGTCAAGCGCGCGGCCATCTTCCGGGCGTGGCCGGGGTGTACGCGGTCGTCGCGGGTGGAGGTGGTCAGCAGGATCGGCGGATAGGTCCGGTCGGCGCTGGTGTTCTGGTACGGCGAGTACTCGGACAGGTACTCCCACTCCTCCGGGATGTCCGGATCCCCGTACTCGGCGACCCACGAGGCGCCCGCGAGCAGCAGGTGGTAGCGCTTCATATCCAGCAGGGGAACCTGACAGACGATGGCGCCGAACAGTTCCGGGTAGCGGGTGAGCATGACGCCCATCAACAGGCCGCCGTTGCTGCCGCCCACCGCGCCCAGCTGCTGCGGGGTGGTGATGCCGCGCGCCACCAGGTCCCGGGCGATCGAGGAGAAGTCCTCGTAGACCTTGTGGCGGTTCTCCTTCTGCACCTGGGTGTGCCACTCGGGGCCGTACTCGCCGCCGCCGCGGATGTTGGTCATCACCCAGGTGCCGCCGCGTTCGAGCCAGCCCATTCCGGAGGCGCCGCTGTAGGCGGGGGTGCGCGAGACCTCGAAGCCGCCGTAGCCGGACATCACCGTCGGGCCGGGCGCGCCCTTGTGGTCGCGATGGCGGATCACGAAGTACGGCACCATCGTTCCGTCGTCGGAGCGGGCGAAGAACTGCTCGGTCTCGATGCCGTCGGCGTCGAAGAAGGCCGGTTCCTGCCTGAGCGTTTCGGTCCGCCCGCCGACGGAACTGGCCAGCAGTGTGGCCGGTGTGGTGAAACCGCTGGTGGTGAGCATGAATTCGTCGCCGCCCTCGAGCGGGTCGAGATTCATGACGTTGGTCGTCGACATCGGCGGGGTATCGCCCAGGGGTGCGCGCGTCCAGCCGTCGCGGCCGGGGGTGAGCACGTAGAGCCGGGTCTGCACGTCCTCGAGGGTGATCAGCAGCAGATGGTTCTCGGTCCAGCCGTAGCCGTGCAGTGCGGTGTGCGCGTCCGGTGTGAACACCACCTCGAAATCCCGTGCGCCGTCCAGGAAGTCGTTCAGGTCGATGGCCAGCAGGGCGCCGGCCGGATAGGTCGTGCCGGCCACCTCCCACGGCGCCTTCACCCGCACCAGCAGCCAGTCCTTGAACCACGACTCGGAAGCATCGGTCGGCACATCGATGTGGAGTAGCGTGCCGTCGTCCTCCAGCAGGTACACCGATTCGTTGAAGAAATCGGTGGCCCGGGCGACGTAGTGGCGCTCGTATCCCGGCGTGCGGTCGTAGCCGGCGGCGACCAGGACGTCCTCCGGCTCGCCCTCGAAGACGGTCTCGGCCTCCGCCAGCGGGGTACCGCGCCGCCACTGCTTGGCCAGCCGCGGATAGCCGGACTCGGTGAGCGAGCCCGGGCCGAAATCCGTTCCGACATAGACGGTGTCGGCGTCGATCCAGCGGATCTGCGACTTGGCCTCCGGCAGTTCGAATCCGCCGTCCGCGGCCGCACGGAACTGTTTTGCCGCCATATCGAATTCGCGCACGACCTTGGCGTCGGCGCCGCCGCGGGACAGGCTGATCAGTGCCAGCGACTGGTCCGGCCGCAACACCGCGGCGCCGCCCCACACCCAGTTCTCCTGTTCGGCGGCGGCCAGCGCGTCGAGATCGATCAGCACCTCCCACTGCGGGTTCGGCTTGCGGTACTCGGCGAAACTGGTTCGCCGCCACAGCCCTTTCGGGTGCTCGGCGTCGCGCCAGAAGTTGTAGAGATGGTCGCCGCGCCGGCTCGGGTACGGAATGCGGGTGTCGGTGTCGAGCATGTCGAGGATGCGGTGCTCCAGCTCGGAGAACCGGTCCGCGGTGGCGAAGCGGTCGACCACCACCTCGTTGTGTGCCCGCGCCCAGTCCAGCGCGCGGTCGGAGGTCACTTCCTCCAGCCACAGGTAGGGGTCGTCGTTCCGGTTCTCCTCGGCGGCGCTCATGCCTGCCATTGTTGCCGACGCGGCGGTTCGGTGCGCCGGTGATCCGCCCCCGCCGGATTCCGGCGCTCGCCGGCACCGCCGCTCACCTCGGCTTACCGGGTGGGTGGCGGGGTACGCCGGGGGTGTGCTGCGGTGCGGGACCGCACGCGGGCCCGCCTACGATTGCGACATCGTTGCCGACGACCGATAGGAGGCCCGGTTGCCGCATTTCCTGTGGGAACAACACTGCTGTCTGCCGCTGCTGCCGTCGGCCGACATCGCCGAACTGGCGCGCTATCGGCCGGGCTCGTATCTGTCGGTCAATGTCGGCTATGCGCCGCACAGCACCGCGGACGCGCTGGGACTGGTGCGGCAGTTTCGCCGGGCCGCCTTGGCGGACGGACGTTTTCGGCTCGTCCGGTCGATCGAGGACGTGGTCGCGGGCGGTCCCGCCATGGCATTGGCGTTCGATCTGGAGGATTCCGGGCCGCTCGGCGGTGATCTCGACACGGTACGGGTCTTCCACGAGCTGGGCGTGCGTTCGCTGCTGCCGAGTTACAACCGCGCGAATGCGGCGGGCTGCGGCTGCCTCGACACCGAGGACACCGGACTGACCGGATTCGGCCGCGACCTGATCCGGGTGCTGAACGAGGTCGGCGTGTTCGCCGACGGCTCGCACTGTTCGCGGCGCACCGGTCTCGATATCGCCGAGGTGACCGGCGAGCCGATGATCTACAGCCACTCGAATTTCGCGGCGCTGTGGGAACATCCGCGCAACATCACCGACGATCAGGCCCGGGCCTGTGCGGCGACCGGCGGCGTGATCGGCATCAACGGCGTCGGAATCTTCCTCGGCCACAACGGTTCCGACGAGCGTGCGGCCCGGATCGAGGCGATGGCGGATCATCTCGCCTACGGGGCGGAGCTGGTCGGCATCGAGCATGTCGGCATCGGCTCGGACTTCTCCTTCGACGGCGACCAGTTCAATGCCGAGATCGCCGCCGCGCCGGAGAACTTCTCCGAGGACTACACCCGGTGGGGCCCGCTGCGGTGGACGCCGCCGGAGGATCTGCTGGGCGCGGGCGACGTGCCCGGACTGGACGCCGTGCTGGCACGCCGCGGATTCGGCGAGGCGGATCGGGCGGCCGTATTCGGCGGCAACTTCCTGCGGGCCGCGCGGCGCGTCTGGCGTTAGCGGTCGGGCGGTGGCAGCGGTTCGGCGGTGGCAGCGGTCAAGCGGTGGCGACCTCGAGCAGGCAGTCGGTGACCGCCTGGGGTTCGGTGATCATCAGATCGTGGCCGGTGTCGATGTCCCACAGGCGGCCGGCCGCGCGGGCCTTCGCGATCAGCTCCGGGTCGCGGGTCGCCAGCGTGACGGTGCAGACGATGTGGAACTGCGGGATCGCCCACAGCTCGTCCTCGTTGCGGAGATCGAGCGGTTCCTCGAAGCAGCGCCAGGGGTGGGCGGTCAGGCGCTCGGCCATCCATCGCAGGTCGTCGGGGTCGGTGATGCCGTACAGCATTCCGGCGTCGGCGCCGGGTTGCAGGACGAGTTCCACGCCGTCGACGACGGCGCCCAGCGGGCGGACCGCCTCGATGTACGGGCCGGCGACATCGACCAGCGACTGCCCGTTGGCCGGGGTGGCGGCGTCCAGGTAGACGAGTTTGCCGATCCGGTCGTGTGTCCGGTCGGCGGCGCCGGTGACCACCATGCCGCCGTAGCTGTGGCCGACCAGGATCACCTCGCGCAGATCCTCGTGGTTGATCAGCTCGGCGACGTCGTCGATGTGCGTGTGCAGCCCGATGCCGGGGCCGAGCACGTGCGCCCGGTCGGCCAGGCCGGACAGCGTCGGGGTGTATACGTCGTGACCGGCCCGGCGCAGCAGCCGGGCGACCCGCTGATAGCACCAGCCGCCGTGGCCGCCGCCGTGTACGAGGACATACGTTGCCATGCGGGCTCCCAACATCGTTCTCCCACATGAAAATAACATTCTCAATTGTGTTACTTGCTGATTTCGTGGAGCGGACGTGCCCGAGTGCCCGGGTGTGATGCCGAATTCACGCTGATTCGGCGGAGGTGGGTGGGCCCGCGATCGCCGGCGGAGTTAGGCTCGTGGCCGTGACTTCCCACTACGATGTCGTCGTTCTCGGCGCTGGTCCCGGCG carries:
- a CDS encoding alpha/beta hydrolase — its product is MATYVLVHGGGHGGWCYQRVARLLRRAGHDVYTPTLSGLADRAHVLGPGIGLHTHIDDVAELINHEDLREVILVGHSYGGMVVTGAADRTHDRIGKLVYLDAATPANGQSLVDVAGPYIEAVRPLGAVVDGVELVLQPGADAGMLYGITDPDDLRWMAERLTAHPWRCFEEPLDLRNEDELWAIPQFHIVCTVTLATRDPELIAKARAAGRLWDIDTGHDLMITEPQAVTDCLLEVATA
- a CDS encoding TetR/AcrR family transcriptional regulator, giving the protein MSARGRRTADRPALHRDHIAAVALSLIDREGLEGFSMRRLGRELGADPMAAYRHFTDQQDLFDEIAAAMFTELAMEELPWHGDWRELMRAYGHRVRSVLRRHPNAVPVFATRPVRSPQAVDTGNRMITLLRDAGFEPSVALRVARCVGEYVSGHMLSWTAAAVAAVRSRKPAPGGPDYNLLAAAADGSAGTDHFDLGLTAMLDGFDRYRSEKSSRD
- a CDS encoding dipeptidase, translated to MPHFLWEQHCCLPLLPSADIAELARYRPGSYLSVNVGYAPHSTADALGLVRQFRRAALADGRFRLVRSIEDVVAGGPAMALAFDLEDSGPLGGDLDTVRVFHELGVRSLLPSYNRANAAGCGCLDTEDTGLTGFGRDLIRVLNEVGVFADGSHCSRRTGLDIAEVTGEPMIYSHSNFAALWEHPRNITDDQARACAATGGVIGINGVGIFLGHNGSDERAARIEAMADHLAYGAELVGIEHVGIGSDFSFDGDQFNAEIAAAPENFSEDYTRWGPLRWTPPEDLLGAGDVPGLDAVLARRGFGEADRAAVFGGNFLRAARRVWR
- a CDS encoding prolyl oligopeptidase family protein — translated: MSAAEENRNDDPYLWLEEVTSDRALDWARAHNEVVVDRFATADRFSELEHRILDMLDTDTRIPYPSRRGDHLYNFWRDAEHPKGLWRRTSFAEYRKPNPQWEVLIDLDALAAAEQENWVWGGAAVLRPDQSLALISLSRGGADAKVVREFDMAAKQFRAAADGGFELPEAKSQIRWIDADTVYVGTDFGPGSLTESGYPRLAKQWRRGTPLAEAETVFEGEPEDVLVAAGYDRTPGYERHYVARATDFFNESVYLLEDDGTLLHIDVPTDASESWFKDWLLVRVKAPWEVAGTTYPAGALLAIDLNDFLDGARDFEVVFTPDAHTALHGYGWTENHLLLITLEDVQTRLYVLTPGRDGWTRAPLGDTPPMSTTNVMNLDPLEGGDEFMLTTSGFTTPATLLASSVGGRTETLRQEPAFFDADGIETEQFFARSDDGTMVPYFVIRHRDHKGAPGPTVMSGYGGFEVSRTPAYSGASGMGWLERGGTWVMTNIRGGGEYGPEWHTQVQKENRHKVYEDFSSIARDLVARGITTPQQLGAVGGSNGGLLMGVMLTRYPELFGAIVCQVPLLDMKRYHLLLAGASWVAEYGDPDIPEEWEYLSEYSPYQNTSADRTYPPILLTTSTRDDRVHPGHARKMAARLTEQGHTIWYHENIEGGHGGAADNKQLAFQAALIYEFFTQMLIEDRKS
- a CDS encoding alpha/beta fold hydrolase, which produces MAGGERVVRMVDVPGARLYTGSVGSGPALMLVAGGGGDAGVYEDVAALLGARYTVITFDRRGNSRSAFTEPGAAIDNRAQADDVVAVLDAYAVERAHLFGSSGGAIIALEVLARHGARLLGAVVHEPAVVQLLPGDDPGRRQLAEIWRLAVEKSPLRAFAAFGVMTAPHMPAVFRSAAGQAAMAGATRVALALDSAVRRATRKPPSVMTRLLGNADLPMYRELPALCFDYQPDLDALRTISVPWSIAVGADSAGRPYEVAARALAAEPAMSYVEFPGGHTAYQVQPVPFAERLLAVVEGARR